From Pontibacter actiniarum, a single genomic window includes:
- a CDS encoding NUDIX domain-containing protein, which translates to MIDETHNPWTTLSSKSVYQNPWIKVREDQVLNPSGGEGIYGVVSMKNKAIGIIPIDEEGYTYLIGQYRYPLNEYSWEIPMGGGLLENDILESAKRELQEETGFTAAKWENICRLHTSNSVTDEEGFVFLAQELTAGETAFEETEQLHIRKVPFKEAVRMAMNNEITDAISVAGILKAAFLLQEQGKL; encoded by the coding sequence ATGATCGACGAAACCCATAATCCCTGGACCACCCTCTCCAGCAAGTCAGTTTACCAGAACCCCTGGATAAAAGTGCGTGAAGACCAGGTGCTGAACCCCAGCGGCGGCGAAGGCATCTACGGGGTAGTGAGCATGAAGAACAAGGCCATTGGCATCATTCCGATTGATGAGGAGGGATATACGTACCTCATCGGCCAATACCGCTACCCGCTCAACGAGTACAGCTGGGAAATACCGATGGGCGGCGGCCTGCTGGAGAACGACATTCTGGAGTCGGCGAAGCGGGAGTTGCAGGAGGAAACAGGCTTTACAGCCGCCAAATGGGAAAACATATGCCGCCTGCACACATCCAACTCCGTAACCGATGAAGAAGGATTTGTTTTCCTGGCCCAGGAACTAACCGCCGGCGAAACCGCTTTTGAAGAGACTGAGCAACTGCACATCAGGAAAGTGCCGTTTAAAGAGGCAGTGCGCATGGCCATGAACAATGAAATTACCGATGCCATTAGTGTGGCCGGTATTCTGAAAGCAGCCTTTCTGCTGCAGGAGCAGGGCAAACTGTAG
- a CDS encoding lysophospholipid acyltransferase family protein, translating into MKAIKYLSHRIYTTWCVTWFVLPFVVTYPLQVVLLRKKRWHRYLHNVNRFWSTSALRMFLTPLQVEWRMKLNRGQRYVFTPNHSSYLDIPVVLHAIPGFINFVGKSDLCKVPLWGKVYEQLYISVDRKSATSSARSYIKSVKTLEEGRSLVIFPEGTIPKTAGKELMAFKDGPFRIAIEKQLPVVPVTMPYNQHFLPDLDGKLKVRWHPLKIVVHEPIETKGLTLEDLPQLKEQVSRIIQTELEKHNKVHVNRYSNHPQDSALSEARV; encoded by the coding sequence ATGAAGGCCATAAAATACCTATCACACAGAATCTACACAACCTGGTGCGTCACCTGGTTCGTGCTTCCGTTTGTGGTAACGTACCCGTTGCAGGTAGTGCTGCTGCGTAAAAAGCGGTGGCATAGGTATTTACACAATGTAAACAGGTTCTGGTCAACATCGGCCCTGCGCATGTTCCTGACGCCGCTGCAGGTGGAGTGGCGCATGAAACTTAACCGCGGGCAGCGCTATGTTTTTACCCCCAACCACAGTTCCTATTTAGACATTCCGGTGGTGCTGCATGCCATCCCCGGATTTATTAACTTTGTGGGCAAAAGCGACCTGTGCAAAGTGCCGCTGTGGGGCAAGGTATACGAGCAGCTGTATATCTCCGTAGACCGGAAAAGCGCCACCAGCAGTGCCAGAAGCTACATAAAGTCAGTGAAAACGCTGGAGGAAGGGCGCAGCCTGGTGATTTTTCCGGAGGGTACGATTCCGAAAACGGCCGGCAAGGAGCTGATGGCCTTCAAGGACGGCCCGTTCAGGATCGCCATTGAGAAGCAGCTGCCGGTGGTTCCGGTCACCATGCCCTACAACCAGCACTTTCTGCCTGACCTGGACGGGAAGCTGAAGGTACGCTGGCACCCGCTTAAGATCGTGGTGCACGAGCCGATCGAGACGAAGGGGCTGACACTGGAGGACCTGCCACAGCTGAAAGAGCAGGTTTCCCGCATTATTCAAACGGAATTAGAAAAACATAATAAAGTACATGTCAACAGATATTCAAACCATCCGCAAGATAGCGCACTTAGCGAGGCTAGAGTTTAA
- the gatC gene encoding Asp-tRNA(Asn)/Glu-tRNA(Gln) amidotransferase subunit GatC, whose protein sequence is MSTDIQTIRKIAHLARLEFNEEKEQEVLQDLNKILNWVDQLRELDTESVEPLIHMSEEVNVLREDEVRNTISHEQALLNAPKKDSDYFRVPKVLE, encoded by the coding sequence ATGTCAACAGATATTCAAACCATCCGCAAGATAGCGCACTTAGCGAGGCTAGAGTTTAACGAGGAGAAGGAGCAGGAAGTGCTGCAGGACCTGAACAAGATCCTGAACTGGGTAGACCAACTGCGCGAGCTGGACACAGAGAGCGTGGAGCCGCTCATCCATATGTCGGAGGAGGTAAACGTGCTGCGTGAGGACGAGGTCCGTAACACGATCTCCCACGAGCAGGCCTTGCTGAACGCACCTAAAAAAGACTCTGACTATTTCCGCGTACCTAAAGTGCTGGAGTAA